One window of the Pseudomonas sihuiensis genome contains the following:
- a CDS encoding MFS transporter → MSPTASRPSNATLVLLASLYCAQGLPSGLIAHSLPVLLRQHGVDLALIGLLKLLALPWLLKVLWAPWIDRLASPRLGHHRGWILPLQSGVIVCVAALALLAPQTLFGSVLWLLLGLLLLINLLASTQDIATDGLTVRLLPERWRGLGNSLQVGGYKVGMIVSGSGLLLVIDPLGWNLALGLLAGLILLMTVPIWLFPERRVLPFQPALAETALGPRLLLNHYRGLLVQPGMLLWLAVVLTFKLGDSLGSPMIKPMLVDQGWSTGELGQLTLISSLAGIGGALLGGLLYARIGVLRALILFGALQAIGIAALALLVGQGANTGLVYAVTLFEQVADGMSTVALFAAMMRMCRPEHEGADFTLQASAQLLLSGFVGASSGVLAKALGYEGLFVVAGGVGMLVLMVVLRHGRRVQG, encoded by the coding sequence ATGTCGCCCACCGCCTCTCGCCCGTCCAACGCCACGCTGGTGCTACTGGCCTCGCTGTACTGCGCGCAGGGCCTGCCTTCCGGGCTGATCGCCCACTCGCTGCCGGTGCTGCTGCGCCAGCATGGCGTCGACCTGGCGCTGATCGGCCTGCTCAAGCTGCTGGCGCTACCCTGGCTACTTAAAGTCTTGTGGGCGCCCTGGATCGACCGTCTGGCCTCGCCCCGCCTGGGCCATCACCGTGGCTGGATCCTGCCGCTGCAAAGTGGCGTGATTGTCTGTGTCGCGGCACTGGCGCTGCTCGCCCCGCAGACGCTGTTCGGCTCCGTCCTGTGGTTGTTGCTCGGCTTGCTGCTACTGATCAACCTGCTGGCCTCGACTCAGGACATCGCCACCGACGGCCTTACCGTGCGCCTGTTGCCTGAACGCTGGCGTGGTCTTGGCAACAGCCTGCAGGTCGGCGGCTACAAGGTCGGCATGATCGTCAGCGGCAGCGGCCTGTTGCTGGTGATCGACCCGCTGGGTTGGAACCTTGCGCTTGGCCTGCTGGCTGGCCTGATCCTACTGATGACCGTGCCGATCTGGCTGTTCCCCGAGCGCCGCGTCCTGCCCTTCCAGCCAGCCCTGGCCGAAACCGCCCTCGGCCCGCGCCTGCTGCTTAACCACTATCGCGGCCTGCTGGTGCAGCCCGGCATGCTGCTGTGGCTGGCGGTGGTGCTGACCTTCAAGCTCGGTGACTCGCTCGGCTCACCCATGATCAAGCCGATGCTGGTGGACCAGGGCTGGAGCACCGGGGAGCTTGGTCAACTGACCCTGATCAGCAGCCTGGCCGGCATCGGCGGCGCCCTGCTCGGCGGCCTGCTCTACGCCCGTATCGGTGTGCTACGCGCGCTGATCCTGTTCGGCGCCCTGCAGGCGATCGGCATCGCCGCCCTGGCGCTGCTAGTGGGGCAAGGCGCCAACACCGGCCTGGTCTATGCCGTGACCCTGTTCGAACAGGTGGCTGACGGCATGTCCACCGTCGCCCTGTTCGCCGCCATGATGCGCATGTGCCGCCCGGAACACGAAGGCGCCGACTTCACCCTGCAGGCCTCGGCGCAGTTGCTGCTGTCCGGCTTCGTCGGGGCCAGCAGCGGGGTGCTGGCCAAGGCGTTGGGGTATGAGGGGTTGTTCGTGGTTGCGGGTGGGGTGGGGATGTTGGTGCTGATGGTCGTCTTGAGGCATGGGCGCCGTGTTCAGGGCTGA
- the znuA gene encoding zinc ABC transporter substrate-binding protein ZnuA: protein MLRLFCLFTLFFVASAQAEVRVLTSIKPLQLIAAAVQDGIGEPEVLLPPGASPHHYALRPSDVRRVRDADLLYWIGPDMEGFLPRVLSSRDKPQVAVQDLPGMTLRHFGDSHDEHDHDQDEHDHGHEHASDELGHDHDHRPGSLDAHLWLAADNAKVIAARMAADLAKLDAANAARYAANLQAFEARLDALDGRIRPQLAALQGKPYFVFHEAFDYFEAAYGLKHAGVFSVLTEVQPGARHVAAMRKTLQQTGPSCVFSEPPLRPRLAETLSAGLPVKLAELDALGGALPVSANGYEQLLENLAGGLTECLNSL from the coding sequence GTGTTGCGTCTTTTCTGTCTCTTTACCCTGTTTTTCGTCGCCAGTGCCCAGGCCGAGGTGCGTGTGCTGACCAGTATCAAACCGCTGCAACTGATCGCCGCGGCGGTGCAGGACGGCATCGGCGAACCCGAGGTGCTGCTGCCGCCCGGTGCCTCGCCGCACCACTATGCGCTGCGGCCGTCCGATGTACGGAGAGTGCGTGATGCCGACCTGCTGTACTGGATCGGTCCGGACATGGAGGGTTTTCTACCGCGTGTACTGAGCAGTCGCGACAAGCCCCAGGTGGCGGTGCAGGATCTGCCCGGCATGACCCTGCGCCATTTCGGCGATAGCCACGACGAACACGATCATGACCAAGACGAGCATGATCATGGTCACGAACATGCCAGCGATGAGCTTGGTCATGACCATGATCACCGTCCGGGCAGCCTGGATGCCCACCTGTGGTTGGCCGCCGACAACGCCAAGGTGATCGCCGCCCGCATGGCCGCCGACCTGGCCAAGCTGGATGCCGCCAACGCCGCGCGTTACGCCGCCAATCTGCAAGCCTTCGAAGCGCGCCTGGATGCGCTCGATGGCCGCATTCGCCCGCAACTGGCCGCTTTGCAGGGCAAGCCGTATTTCGTCTTCCACGAAGCATTCGACTATTTCGAGGCCGCCTACGGCCTCAAGCACGCCGGCGTGTTCAGCGTGCTGACCGAAGTACAGCCCGGTGCGCGCCATGTCGCTGCCATGCGCAAGACGCTGCAACAGACCGGCCCGAGCTGCGTGTTCAGCGAGCCGCCGCTGCGCCCGCGCCTGGCCGAAACCCTCAGTGCCGGCTTGCCGGTGAAACTGGCGGAACTCGATGCCCTCGGCGGCGCCCTGCCAGTCAGTGCCAACGGCTATGAACAACTGCTGGAAAACCTGGCAGGCGGCCTGACCGAGTGCCTGAATAGCCTGTAA
- the zur gene encoding zinc uptake transcriptional repressor Zur: MTDTPLAARPHDHSRCVSHALAEAEAICARQGLRLTALRKRVLELVWASHKPLGAYDILGVLSDEDGRRAAPPTVYRALDFLLENGLVHRIASLNAFVGCSHPEHAHQGQFLICRSCHAATELEQPAISQAIVDGAAGVGFVVESQTVEVVGLCAGCKGTA; the protein is encoded by the coding sequence ATGACCGACACACCCCTGGCTGCACGCCCTCATGACCACTCCCGTTGCGTCAGCCATGCACTGGCCGAGGCCGAGGCCATCTGCGCGCGCCAGGGCCTGCGCCTGACTGCCCTGCGCAAGCGCGTGCTGGAACTGGTCTGGGCCAGCCACAAGCCGCTAGGCGCTTATGACATCCTCGGTGTATTGAGCGACGAAGACGGTCGCCGCGCGGCGCCACCGACGGTTTACCGCGCGCTGGATTTCCTGCTGGAAAACGGCCTGGTGCACCGCATCGCCTCCCTCAACGCCTTCGTCGGCTGCAGCCACCCTGAGCACGCGCATCAGGGCCAGTTTCTGATCTGCCGTAGCTGCCACGCCGCCACCGAACTGGAGCAACCAGCGATCAGCCAGGCCATCGTCGACGGGGCGGCCGGCGTCGGTTTCGTCGTCGAAAGCCAGACCGTGGAAGTGGTCGGCCTCTGCGCAGGCTGCAAGGGCACGGCATGA
- the znuC gene encoding zinc ABC transporter ATP-binding protein ZnuC, protein MSDALIRLDGVAVSFNGQPVLDDVQLSVQPGEIVTLIGPNGAGKTTLVRVVLGLLQPERGNVRRAPRLRIGYMPQKLHVDATLPLSVLRFLRLVPGVDRKRVLAALAEVGAEQVIDSPLQSISGGEMQRVLLARALLREPQLLVLDEPVQGVDVAGQAELYRLISRLRERHGCGVLMVSHDLHLVMSATDQVVCLNRHVCCSGHPEQVSGDPAFIELFGQDAKSLAVYHHHHDHAHDLHGGVVQPGLTIHGPAHVHGPGCKH, encoded by the coding sequence ATGAGCGACGCGCTGATCCGTCTCGACGGGGTCGCTGTCAGCTTCAACGGCCAGCCTGTGCTGGACGACGTGCAGCTGAGCGTACAACCCGGCGAGATCGTCACCCTGATCGGGCCCAACGGTGCGGGCAAGACCACCCTGGTGCGCGTGGTGCTCGGCCTGCTGCAGCCTGAGCGTGGCAACGTGCGTCGGGCGCCACGCCTGCGCATCGGCTACATGCCACAAAAACTCCACGTCGACGCCACCTTGCCGCTGTCGGTGCTGCGTTTCCTGCGCCTGGTACCGGGGGTGGATCGCAAACGCGTCCTGGCAGCACTGGCCGAGGTCGGTGCGGAACAGGTGATCGACAGCCCGCTGCAGAGCATTTCCGGTGGCGAGATGCAGCGCGTGCTGCTGGCCCGCGCGCTGCTGCGCGAGCCACAACTGCTGGTGCTCGACGAGCCGGTGCAGGGCGTCGATGTCGCCGGCCAGGCCGAGCTGTATCGACTGATCTCGCGACTGCGCGAGCGCCATGGCTGTGGCGTGCTGATGGTCTCGCATGACCTGCATCTGGTGATGAGCGCCACCGATCAGGTGGTCTGTCTCAACCGCCATGTCTGCTGCTCCGGCCACCCGGAGCAGGTCAGCGGCGACCCGGCGTTCATCGAACTGTTCGGTCAGGACGCCAAGAGCCTCGCCGTCTACCACCACCATCATGACCACGCGCACGACCTGCATGGCGGCGTGGTTCAGCCCGGCCTGACCATCCACGGCCCGGCTCACGTTCATGGCCCTGGTTGCAAACACTGA
- the znuB gene encoding zinc ABC transporter permease subunit ZnuB encodes MPDFLLNALLAGLTLALVAGPLGSFVVWRRMAYFGDTLSHAALLGVALGLMLDVSPTLTVTVGCVLLAVLLVTLQQRQPLASDTLLGILAHSTLSLGLVALSFMHDVRIDLMSYLFGDLLAVSPSDLAWIIGGSALVLALLAWLWRPLLAITVHEELARVEGLPVAAIRLALMLLIAVVIAVAMKIVGVLLITSLLIIPAAAAQRHARTPEQMAVGASLLGLLAVCCGLALSWYQDTPAGPSIVVSAAALFLASFALPKRSG; translated from the coding sequence ATGCCCGATTTCCTCCTCAACGCCCTGCTCGCCGGCCTTACCCTGGCCCTGGTGGCCGGCCCGCTCGGCTCCTTCGTGGTGTGGCGGCGCATGGCCTATTTTGGCGACACCCTGTCCCATGCTGCCCTGCTTGGCGTGGCATTGGGGCTGATGCTCGACGTCAGCCCGACCCTGACGGTGACCGTCGGCTGCGTGCTGCTCGCCGTACTGCTGGTGACCCTGCAGCAGCGCCAGCCGCTGGCCTCCGACACCCTGCTGGGCATCCTCGCCCACAGCACCCTGTCGCTGGGTCTGGTGGCGCTGAGTTTCATGCATGACGTGCGCATCGACCTGATGAGCTACCTGTTCGGCGACCTGCTCGCCGTCAGCCCCAGCGATCTGGCCTGGATCATCGGCGGCAGCGCGCTGGTGCTGGCGCTGCTGGCTTGGTTGTGGCGACCGCTGCTGGCGATCACCGTGCACGAGGAACTGGCACGGGTCGAAGGCCTGCCGGTGGCGGCGATTCGCCTGGCGCTGATGCTGCTGATTGCCGTGGTGATCGCCGTGGCGATGAAGATCGTCGGCGTACTGCTGATCACCTCGCTGTTGATCATCCCCGCGGCCGCTGCCCAGCGCCACGCGCGCACGCCGGAGCAGATGGCCGTGGGCGCCAGTCTGCTCGGGCTGCTGGCGGTGTGCTGCGGCCTGGCGCTGTCCTGGTATCAGGACACGCCGGCCGGGCCATCCATCGTGGTCAGTGCCGCTGCGTTGTTCCTGGCCAGTTTCGCCCTGCCCAAGCGCAGCGGTTGA
- a CDS encoding PA5502 family lipoprotein produces MKSFAFRGLPLFLVLLLAGCQSSQQHSLPPVDDLVVAFRQLDLSLAEERLDDARSQLSTLQQRASRDTRLEQYQRQLAEAYMEQGREALQQGDLDRAAQALGQARSLMPQAPALSHDLNQAIDSARTARQAAAEQQARDAAAKLDAERQEQLRQQRLASERQAAAKAATAPVAASQPAPVVESEPTARLIDPNAITSSVAMPMLDNQDNENLRRLLDSVAADVVTFRCAVRIEVREAKDYPWVAALLSARIKKLDPSFRPQLSQKIAPQQVPRLLLSPKRN; encoded by the coding sequence ATGAAGTCGTTCGCTTTTCGTGGTCTTCCGCTTTTTCTGGTTCTACTTCTGGCCGGTTGCCAGAGCAGCCAGCAGCACAGCCTCCCGCCGGTCGACGATCTGGTCGTCGCCTTCCGTCAGCTCGACCTGAGCCTGGCCGAAGAACGCCTCGACGACGCGCGCAGCCAGCTCAGCACACTGCAGCAGCGCGCCAGCCGCGACACGCGTCTGGAGCAGTACCAGCGCCAGCTGGCCGAGGCCTATATGGAGCAAGGCCGCGAAGCGCTGCAGCAGGGCGATCTGGATCGCGCCGCGCAGGCACTGGGCCAGGCCCGCAGCCTGATGCCGCAGGCGCCGGCCCTGAGTCACGATCTCAACCAGGCCATCGACAGCGCCCGTACGGCACGCCAGGCGGCTGCCGAGCAACAGGCACGCGATGCAGCAGCCAAGCTCGATGCCGAGCGCCAGGAGCAACTGCGTCAGCAGCGTCTGGCCAGCGAGCGCCAGGCAGCGGCCAAGGCAGCAACCGCGCCAGTAGCCGCAAGCCAGCCAGCGCCAGTGGTCGAGAGCGAGCCCACAGCGCGCCTGATCGATCCGAACGCCATCACCAGCAGTGTGGCCATGCCTATGCTGGACAACCAGGACAACGAAAACCTGCGCCGCCTGCTCGACAGCGTGGCGGCGGATGTCGTGACCTTTCGCTGCGCCGTGCGCATCGAAGTACGCGAGGCCAAGGATTATCCCTGGGTTGCGGCGCTGCTGTCGGCGCGGATCAAGAAACTCGACCCAAGCTTTCGTCCGCAGTTGAGCCAGAAGATCGCTCCGCAACAGGTGCCACGCCTGCTGTTGAGCCCAAAGCGCAACTGA
- a CDS encoding methionine ABC transporter ATP-binding protein — protein sequence MIQFQSVHKAYRVAGREIPALQPTTLQVGSGQVFGIIGHSGAGKSTLLRLINRLEEPSGGRIEIDGVDVTALDANGLRRFRQQVGMIFQHFNLLSSKTVADNIAMPLRLAGELSRAEIDARVAELLARVGLQDHANKYPAQLSGGQKQRVGIARALSTRPKILLCDEATSALDPQTTTAVLHLLAEINRELGLTIVLITHEMDVIRRVCDRVAVMDAGVIVEEGPVAEVFLHPQHPTTKRFVQESEHVDEAEQRDDFAHVEGRILRLTFQGEATYAPLLGTVARETGVDYSILAGRIDRIKDTPYGQLTLALTGGDIDAALARFEAADVHLEVLR from the coding sequence GTGATCCAGTTTCAATCCGTCCACAAAGCCTACCGCGTCGCCGGTCGCGAGATTCCGGCGCTGCAGCCCACCACGCTGCAGGTCGGCAGCGGCCAGGTGTTCGGCATCATCGGCCATTCCGGCGCCGGCAAGAGCACCCTGCTGCGCCTGATCAACCGCCTGGAGGAACCCTCCGGCGGTCGCATCGAGATCGACGGCGTCGATGTCACCGCCCTCGATGCCAATGGCCTGCGTCGCTTCCGCCAGCAGGTCGGGATGATCTTCCAGCACTTCAACCTGCTGTCGTCGAAGACCGTCGCCGACAACATCGCCATGCCGCTGCGCCTGGCCGGCGAGCTGAGCCGCGCCGAGATCGACGCCCGCGTCGCCGAGCTGCTGGCCCGCGTCGGCCTGCAGGATCACGCCAACAAATACCCCGCGCAGCTCTCCGGTGGGCAGAAGCAGCGCGTCGGCATCGCCCGTGCGCTGAGCACGCGACCGAAGATCTTGCTGTGCGACGAGGCCACCAGCGCCCTCGACCCGCAGACCACCACCGCCGTGCTGCACCTGCTGGCCGAGATCAACCGCGAACTGGGCCTGACCATCGTGCTGATCACCCACGAGATGGACGTGATCCGCCGCGTCTGCGACCGCGTGGCGGTGATGGATGCCGGCGTCATCGTCGAAGAAGGCCCGGTGGCCGAGGTGTTCCTGCACCCGCAGCACCCGACCACCAAGCGTTTCGTGCAGGAGTCCGAGCATGTCGACGAAGCCGAACAGCGCGATGACTTCGCTCATGTCGAAGGCCGCATCCTGCGCCTGACCTTCCAGGGCGAAGCCACCTACGCACCGCTGCTGGGCACCGTGGCCCGCGAGACCGGTGTGGACTACAGCATCCTCGCCGGGCGCATCGACCGCATCAAGGACACCCCCTACGGCCAGCTCACCCTGGCCCTGACCGGTGGCGACATCGACGCCGCGCTGGCGCGCTTCGAAGCCGCCGACGTGCATCTGGAGGTACTGCGCTGA
- a CDS encoding methionine ABC transporter permease: protein MLEQLLPNVFWPEIWQASLDTLNMLLGSMLFTVLLGLPLGVLLFLTGPRQLFEQKALYGALSLVVNILRSVPFVILLILMIPFTELLVGTSLGVAGAIPPLVVGATPFFARLVETALREVERGIIEATQAMGATTWQIITRALLPEALPGLLAATTVTAITLVSYTAMSGLIGGGGLGDLAVRYGYQRYQPDVMAVTVILLLILVQVLQMVGDRLVVHFSRK from the coding sequence ATGCTCGAACAACTGCTGCCCAACGTGTTCTGGCCGGAAATCTGGCAGGCCAGCCTCGACACCCTGAACATGCTGCTCGGCTCGATGCTGTTCACCGTGCTGCTCGGCCTGCCACTTGGCGTGCTGCTGTTCCTCACCGGCCCGCGCCAGCTGTTCGAGCAGAAGGCTCTGTATGGCGCGCTGTCGCTGGTGGTGAACATCCTGCGCTCGGTGCCCTTCGTCATCCTCTTGATCCTGATGATCCCCTTCACCGAGCTGCTGGTCGGCACCTCGCTGGGCGTGGCTGGCGCCATTCCGCCGCTGGTGGTGGGTGCCACGCCGTTCTTCGCGCGCCTGGTGGAAACCGCCCTGCGCGAGGTGGAACGCGGCATCATCGAGGCGACCCAGGCCATGGGCGCCACTACCTGGCAGATCATCACCCGCGCGCTGCTGCCCGAGGCGTTGCCCGGCCTGCTAGCGGCCACCACCGTCACCGCGATTACCCTGGTGTCGTACACCGCCATGAGCGGCCTGATCGGCGGCGGCGGCCTCGGCGACCTGGCCGTGCGCTACGGCTACCAGCGCTACCAACCGGACGTGATGGCCGTGACCGTGATCCTGCTGCTGATTCTGGTGCAGGTGCTGCAGATGGTCGGGGATCGCCTGGTGGTGCATTTTTCCCGTAAATGA
- a CDS encoding MetQ/NlpA family ABC transporter substrate-binding protein: protein MKKLLTAIAACAAFSAQAETLNVAATPVPHAEILEFVKPALAKEGVELKVRVFTDYVQPNLQVQQKNLDANFFQHQPYLDEFNASRKTELVSVAGVHVEPFGAYSSKIKNLSELAQGATVAIPNDATNGGRALLLLQKAGVIKLKPEAGILATPKDIVENPKGIKVRELEAATLPRVLSQVDLALINTNYALEAKLNPTKDALAIEGSDSPYVNILVTRADNKDSDAVQKLVKALHSAEVKQFIEEKYKGAVVPAF, encoded by the coding sequence ATGAAGAAGCTGCTGACTGCCATCGCCGCCTGCGCGGCCTTCTCGGCCCAGGCCGAAACCCTCAACGTCGCCGCCACCCCGGTGCCGCACGCGGAGATCCTCGAGTTCGTCAAACCAGCCCTGGCCAAAGAAGGCGTGGAGCTGAAGGTGCGTGTATTCACCGACTACGTGCAGCCCAACCTGCAGGTGCAGCAGAAGAACCTCGACGCCAACTTCTTCCAGCACCAGCCGTACCTGGACGAGTTCAACGCCAGCCGCAAGACCGAACTGGTCAGCGTTGCCGGCGTGCACGTCGAGCCCTTCGGCGCCTACTCCAGCAAGATCAAGAACCTGAGCGAGCTGGCGCAAGGCGCCACCGTGGCCATCCCCAACGACGCCACCAACGGCGGCCGCGCCCTGCTGCTGCTGCAGAAGGCCGGTGTGATCAAGCTCAAGCCGGAAGCCGGCATCCTCGCCACGCCGAAGGACATCGTCGAGAACCCGAAAGGCATCAAGGTGCGTGAACTGGAAGCGGCCACCCTGCCGCGCGTGCTGAGCCAGGTCGACCTCGCCCTGATCAATACCAACTACGCCCTGGAAGCCAAGCTGAACCCGACCAAGGACGCCCTGGCCATCGAAGGCAGCGACTCGCCGTACGTGAACATCCTGGTGACCCGCGCCGACAACAAGGACAGCGACGCCGTGCAGAAGCTGGTCAAGGCCCTGCACAGCGCCGAGGTCAAGCAGTTCATCGAAGAGAAGTACAAGGGCGCCGTCGTCCCGGCGTTCTGA
- a CDS encoding GFA family protein, giving the protein MNKDIGEINGACHCGGVRFHVTLSDGLHSARRCNCSYCRMRGAVAVSAELAGFRLLQGEDLLTTYRFNTQSAAHFFCSRCGIYTHHQRRSNSRQYGVNVACLEGISPFDFAEVPVSDGIAHPSDDPSGAGPRQAGVLRFIPS; this is encoded by the coding sequence ATGAACAAGGATATCGGCGAGATCAACGGCGCCTGCCATTGCGGCGGTGTGCGCTTTCACGTGACCTTGAGCGATGGCCTGCACAGCGCACGGCGCTGCAACTGCTCCTACTGCCGCATGCGCGGGGCGGTGGCGGTCTCGGCCGAGCTGGCCGGCTTTCGTCTTCTGCAGGGTGAAGACTTGCTCACCACCTATCGCTTCAACACCCAGAGCGCCGCGCATTTCTTCTGTTCACGCTGTGGCATCTACACCCACCACCAGCGCCGCTCCAACTCCCGCCAGTACGGTGTCAATGTCGCCTGCCTGGAGGGCATCAGCCCGTTCGACTTCGCTGAGGTGCCGGTCAGCGACGGCATCGCCCATCCCAGTGACGACCCTAGCGGCGCCGGGCCGCGGCAAGCCGGTGTACTGCGCTTTATCCCGTCGTGA
- a CDS encoding LysR family transcriptional regulator, producing MLRELKTFVTVARHGTFAAAGQRVGLTQSAVSAQMRVLEQNLGVRLFDRSGRSAVLSAGGRHALPLAEQILGLYAQMAVPTALAEWQGELKIGAIASVQTGLLPEALVRFRTQAARVELKLVPGVSLDLLGQVDAGELDLAVLIRPPFELPKELMQVPLAREPFVLIVPPGLPGDDPLQLLREQPFVRYDRRSFGGRQVERFLREQRLTPREALELDELEAIVRMVECGLGVSLIPRAGLWCNRPQALRVLELGELTFHRELVATLRRAQRQPALDWLLQCLADPTYDEVSCRAEV from the coding sequence ATGCTGCGTGAGCTGAAAACCTTCGTCACCGTAGCCCGACATGGCACCTTCGCCGCTGCGGGGCAGCGCGTAGGGCTGACCCAGTCTGCCGTCAGCGCGCAGATGCGCGTGCTGGAGCAGAACCTTGGTGTGCGCCTGTTTGATCGCAGCGGTCGTAGCGCGGTGCTCAGTGCCGGTGGACGCCACGCCTTGCCGTTAGCAGAACAGATACTGGGTCTTTACGCGCAGATGGCGGTGCCGACGGCGCTGGCCGAATGGCAGGGCGAACTCAAAATTGGTGCCATCGCCAGTGTCCAGACAGGGCTGTTGCCCGAGGCCCTGGTGCGCTTTCGTACTCAGGCCGCACGGGTCGAGCTGAAGCTGGTGCCGGGTGTCTCGCTCGATCTGCTGGGGCAGGTGGATGCCGGTGAACTGGATCTGGCGGTACTGATCCGTCCGCCCTTCGAGTTGCCCAAGGAACTGATGCAGGTCCCCCTGGCTCGCGAACCCTTCGTGCTGATCGTACCGCCTGGCCTGCCGGGGGACGATCCGCTGCAACTGCTGCGCGAGCAGCCCTTCGTGCGTTATGACCGCCGTTCCTTCGGTGGTCGCCAGGTCGAGCGTTTCCTCCGCGAACAACGGCTGACGCCCCGCGAGGCGCTAGAGCTGGACGAGCTGGAGGCCATCGTGCGTATGGTCGAGTGTGGGCTGGGTGTATCGCTGATACCGCGTGCCGGCTTGTGGTGTAACCGGCCCCAGGCGCTACGCGTACTGGAACTGGGTGAGCTCACCTTCCACCGCGAGTTGGTCGCGACCCTGCGCCGCGCCCAGCGCCAGCCGGCGCTGGACTGGTTGCTGCAGTGCCTGGCTGATCCAACCTATGATGAGGTTTCCTGTCGAGCGGAGGTCTGA
- a CDS encoding VOC family protein, with translation MSLAPFHLAIPVHDLAAARHFYGEVFGCAEGRSSDHWIDFDFFGHQLVIHEAPKMAYQESAASNPVDGHDVPVPHFGVVLGWADWEALAERLRSRETKFVIEPYVRFKGQVGEQATMFLLDPCGNALEFKAFKDIGQLFAK, from the coding sequence ATGTCCCTTGCGCCCTTCCACCTGGCAATTCCCGTTCATGACCTGGCAGCAGCCCGACATTTCTACGGCGAGGTATTCGGCTGTGCCGAGGGTCGCAGCAGCGACCACTGGATAGACTTCGATTTCTTCGGCCACCAGTTGGTGATCCATGAAGCGCCGAAGATGGCCTACCAGGAGTCGGCCGCCAGCAACCCCGTGGACGGCCACGACGTGCCGGTGCCGCACTTCGGCGTGGTGCTCGGCTGGGCCGACTGGGAAGCGTTGGCCGAGCGCCTGCGCAGCCGCGAGACGAAGTTCGTCATCGAGCCCTATGTACGCTTCAAGGGCCAGGTCGGCGAGCAGGCCACCATGTTCCTCCTCGACCCCTGCGGCAACGCGCTGGAGTTCAAGGCGTTCAAGGACATCGGCCAGCTGTTCGCCAAGTGA